A window of Rhodococcus sp. SGAir0479 contains these coding sequences:
- a CDS encoding GtrA family protein yields MSMLDLRLGGDGWVAQLSRFALVGGSSNVLYALSFVVLDAYGTFLANAVGVATSTMLANELHRRRTFRAADRVPWFAAQWEGGALALLGLLVSSLALALLHFFFPGATGLVSIALVIGVSAVVGGLRFVALRGWVFGRRQVLLQ; encoded by the coding sequence ATGTCGATGCTCGACCTGCGTCTGGGCGGCGACGGATGGGTCGCCCAGCTGAGCCGGTTCGCCCTCGTCGGCGGATCGAGCAATGTCCTGTACGCGCTGTCGTTCGTCGTTCTCGACGCGTACGGGACGTTCCTGGCGAACGCGGTGGGCGTGGCGACCAGCACGATGCTCGCGAACGAACTGCACCGTCGCCGCACGTTCCGCGCCGCCGACCGGGTGCCGTGGTTCGCCGCACAGTGGGAGGGCGGCGCGCTCGCGCTCCTCGGTCTGCTGGTCAGCTCGCTCGCCCTGGCACTGCTGCACTTCTTCTTCCCCGGCGCCACCGGACTCGTGTCGATCGCGCTGGTGATCGGCGTCAGCGCGGTGGTCGGCGGGTTGCGGTTCGTCGCGCTGCGGGGCTGGGTGTTCGGGCGCCGCCAGGTGCTACTTCAGTAG
- a CDS encoding response regulator transcription factor, with product MTRVFLVDDHEIVRRGLVDLLGSAPDLTVVGEAASVGEAMARVPASGADVAVLDVRLPDGNGVELCRDLRAVLPDLRCLMLTSYSDDEALFDAVMAGASGFVLKQILGTDLISAVRTVGEGGSLLDSRATAALMQRIRSERTVDPLAELSDQERAVFDLIGEGLTNREIAERLFLAEKTIKNYVSRLLAKLGMQRRTQAAVLATELRNKR from the coding sequence ATGACCCGGGTCTTTCTGGTCGACGATCACGAGATCGTGCGGCGCGGACTGGTCGATCTGCTCGGCAGCGCGCCCGATCTGACGGTGGTCGGCGAGGCTGCCTCGGTCGGCGAGGCGATGGCACGGGTCCCGGCCAGCGGCGCCGACGTCGCGGTGCTCGACGTCCGGCTGCCCGACGGCAACGGCGTCGAACTGTGCCGTGACCTGCGGGCCGTGCTGCCGGACCTGCGCTGCCTGATGCTCACCTCCTACTCCGACGACGAGGCACTCTTCGACGCCGTGATGGCCGGCGCGTCGGGGTTCGTGCTCAAGCAGATCCTCGGCACCGACCTGATCTCCGCGGTCCGTACCGTCGGCGAGGGCGGGTCGCTGCTCGACAGCCGCGCGACGGCCGCACTGATGCAGCGGATCCGGTCCGAGCGCACCGTCGATCCGCTCGCCGAGCTCTCCGATCAAGAACGTGCGGTGTTCGACCTCATCGGCGAGGGACTCACCAACCGGGAGATTGCCGAGCGTCTCTTCCTGGCGGAGAAGACGATCAAGAACTACGTCTCCCGCCTGCTCGCCAAGCTGGGCATGCAGCGCCGCACGCAGGCCGCGGTCCTCGCGACGGAGCTGCGCAACAAGCGGTAG
- a CDS encoding Dabb family protein, whose product MFEVIRLIHFTATADRQSTAAVLTGLRAAVVPHATAASIAPTLPGGINAGHAIFRVRFPSESDWRAAEHAVDAALWTPTVERVDGVTFPGAVRVARSAAPPRVYRTLLVAVDPAAEPDDVRQFEIETAAMPHYIRSIGASQLARVSSASGAALWTHVWEQEYSDLGGLTGPYMSHPYHWAHVDRWFDGERGQKIVTALCHGFATIEESILTAG is encoded by the coding sequence ATGTTTGAGGTCATCCGGCTGATCCACTTCACCGCTACCGCGGATCGGCAGAGCACGGCAGCGGTCCTGACCGGGTTGCGTGCCGCCGTCGTCCCGCACGCCACCGCGGCGTCGATCGCGCCGACGCTGCCCGGTGGCATCAACGCCGGACACGCGATCTTCCGGGTCCGCTTTCCGAGCGAATCGGACTGGCGCGCAGCCGAGCACGCGGTGGATGCGGCCCTGTGGACGCCGACGGTCGAGCGGGTGGACGGCGTCACGTTCCCGGGCGCGGTGCGCGTCGCCCGCTCTGCCGCGCCACCGCGCGTGTACCGGACGCTGCTGGTCGCCGTCGATCCCGCGGCCGAACCGGACGACGTTCGGCAGTTCGAGATCGAGACCGCTGCCATGCCGCACTACATCCGCTCGATCGGGGCGTCGCAGCTGGCGCGGGTGTCGTCGGCGTCCGGGGCGGCGCTCTGGACGCACGTGTGGGAGCAGGAGTACTCCGACCTGGGGGGATTGACCGGTCCCTACATGTCGCACCCGTACCACTGGGCGCACGTGGACCGTTGGTTCGACGGCGAACGGGGGCAGAAGATCGTGACCGCGCTGTGCCACGGTTTCGCCACGATCGAGGAGTCGATCCTCACCGCGGGATGA
- a CDS encoding Fpg/Nei family DNA glycosylase: MPELPEVESLAQFLRDHAVGAVVGRVDVAALSVLKTFDPPVTALQGRNVTGARRFGKHLALDCDGLWLITHLSRGGWLRWIDNPSPSPPKPGKGPLAVRVHFFTPDGETPAFDLTEAGTKKRLAVWVVTDPQLVPGIARLGPDALELTRADFGEILAGTTARLKTALVDQSLLAGIGNAYSDEILHAARLSPFATAAKLTADDVDVLYDAMRTQLEDAVARSVGQEAARLKGEKRAGMKVHARTGMPCPVCGDTVREVAYAERSFQYCPTCQTGGRILADRRMSRLLK, from the coding sequence ATGCCCGAACTGCCCGAGGTGGAATCCCTGGCACAGTTCCTGCGTGACCACGCCGTGGGTGCGGTGGTGGGACGCGTCGACGTGGCCGCGTTGAGCGTGCTCAAGACGTTCGATCCGCCCGTCACGGCGCTGCAGGGCCGCAACGTCACCGGCGCGCGACGGTTCGGCAAGCATCTCGCCCTGGACTGCGACGGGCTGTGGCTGATCACGCACCTGTCCCGCGGCGGCTGGCTGCGCTGGATCGACAATCCCAGCCCGTCCCCGCCGAAACCGGGCAAGGGGCCGTTGGCGGTGCGCGTGCACTTCTTCACCCCGGACGGCGAGACACCCGCCTTCGACCTCACCGAGGCCGGAACCAAGAAGCGGTTGGCGGTGTGGGTGGTGACCGACCCGCAGTTGGTGCCGGGGATCGCGCGGTTGGGCCCCGACGCGCTCGAGCTCACCCGGGCGGATTTCGGGGAGATCCTGGCCGGTACGACCGCGCGGCTCAAGACCGCCCTGGTGGACCAGTCGCTGCTCGCCGGGATCGGCAACGCGTACTCCGACGAGATCCTGCACGCGGCGCGGCTGTCGCCGTTCGCGACCGCGGCCAAGCTCACCGCCGACGACGTCGATGTGCTGTACGACGCGATGCGCACGCAGCTCGAGGACGCCGTCGCCCGTTCGGTGGGACAGGAGGCGGCGCGCCTGAAGGGGGAGAAGCGCGCCGGGATGAAGGTGCACGCGCGGACCGGGATGCCGTGCCCGGTGTGCGGGGACACGGTCCGGGAGGTGGCGTACGCCGAGCGATCGTTCCAGTACTGCCCGACATGTCAGACCGGCGGCAGGATCCTCGCCGACCGCCGGATGTCGCGGCTACTGAAGTAG
- a CDS encoding rod shape-determining protein has product MRGLGIDLGTTNTVVGTLDDGIVLNEPSFMLVRNRDPRRALAIGQDARNLVGRTPSGITQVRPMRDGVIVDLESARAFVTAVIDRVAPRRRYGRRPTAVISTPAGATPLERRALLEVGHEAGLRKVGLIPAPVAGALGCGVNPLEPRAHLVVSVGGGTSEVTAICFGGVISHRSSQLAGEELTEALHHYLREEHQIIVGELTAERAKMGAPDATEDHSLVVEGLDAVTGRARLLSLDVEEVVEALRPTTTGIVQTLTACLEELPPQAISDVMAEGVLVIGGGALLRGLSQLFEESFGLPVKTAERPLTCVGEGATACLDHPEVVAAYSG; this is encoded by the coding sequence GTGCGTGGACTTGGCATCGATCTCGGAACTACGAACACGGTCGTCGGGACTCTCGATGACGGAATCGTCCTGAACGAACCGTCGTTCATGCTGGTGCGGAACAGAGATCCGCGCCGGGCGCTCGCGATCGGCCAGGACGCGCGCAACCTCGTCGGCCGCACGCCGTCGGGCATCACGCAGGTTCGACCGATGCGCGACGGGGTGATCGTCGATCTCGAGTCCGCGCGCGCGTTCGTCACCGCCGTCATCGATCGGGTGGCCCCGCGCCGGCGGTACGGGCGCCGGCCGACGGCCGTCATCTCGACGCCGGCCGGCGCGACCCCCCTCGAGCGTCGCGCACTGCTCGAGGTGGGGCACGAGGCGGGGCTGCGCAAGGTGGGGCTGATCCCGGCGCCGGTCGCGGGAGCGCTCGGGTGCGGGGTCAACCCCCTCGAGCCCCGCGCCCACCTGGTCGTGAGCGTCGGCGGCGGGACCTCGGAGGTCACCGCCATCTGCTTCGGTGGGGTGATCTCGCACCGCAGTAGCCAGCTGGCCGGGGAGGAACTCACCGAGGCGCTGCACCACTACCTGCGCGAGGAGCACCAGATCATCGTCGGCGAGCTCACCGCCGAGCGCGCCAAGATGGGCGCACCCGACGCCACCGAGGACCATTCCCTCGTGGTGGAGGGACTGGACGCCGTCACGGGTCGCGCCCGGCTGCTCTCGCTCGACGTCGAGGAAGTGGTGGAGGCGCTGCGACCGACCACGACGGGAATCGTGCAGACGTTGACCGCTTGCCTGGAAGAGCTTCCGCCGCAGGCGATCAGCGACGTGATGGCCGAAGGGGTCCTGGTGATCGGCGGTGGCGCGTTGCTCCGCGGACTATCGCAGCTGTTCGAGGAGTCGTTCGGCCTGCCGGTCAAGACGGCCGAGCGGCCGCTGACCTGTGTGGGCGAGGGCGCCACCGCCTGCCTCGATCACCCGGAGGTGGTCGCCGCTTACAGCGGCTGA
- a CDS encoding TetR/AcrR family transcriptional regulator, producing MTSRAQDLRPGAIRERILDAAEACLVESGYSSRLHAVIAERAGLSRPTVYKYVGDQSDIFEALLQREITRFFAVLDPVLHARGDVRSGFVDCVVFAVGYARRHAVLQKGLRDHPALVLPWFSVAAGPLIDRGAEFLVPHFERMLAGSPGTGIGARAAGEWAFRVVASLITTRGAVDTGDERALREFVHGLLSIGGVPASETQSV from the coding sequence GTGACATCCCGTGCGCAAGACCTCCGGCCCGGCGCCATTCGCGAACGCATCCTCGACGCCGCCGAGGCGTGTCTGGTCGAGTCCGGATACAGCTCCCGTCTGCACGCGGTGATCGCCGAACGGGCGGGGCTGTCCCGCCCCACCGTGTACAAGTACGTGGGCGACCAGTCGGACATCTTCGAGGCGCTGCTCCAGCGGGAGATCACCCGCTTCTTCGCGGTGCTCGACCCCGTTCTCCACGCCCGCGGCGACGTGCGCAGCGGGTTCGTCGACTGCGTCGTGTTCGCGGTCGGGTACGCGCGGCGCCACGCGGTACTGCAGAAGGGCCTGCGCGATCACCCCGCGCTCGTGCTGCCGTGGTTCTCGGTTGCGGCCGGTCCGCTGATCGACCGCGGCGCCGAGTTCCTGGTCCCGCATTTCGAACGGATGCTCGCGGGGTCGCCGGGGACCGGGATCGGTGCCCGAGCCGCCGGCGAGTGGGCCTTCCGCGTCGTCGCATCGCTGATCACCACGCGCGGCGCCGTCGACACCGGCGACGAGCGGGCACTCCGCGAGTTCGTCCACGGGCTGCTGTCGATCGGCGGCGTCCCGGCATCCGAGACGCAGTCGGTGTGA
- a CDS encoding dihydrofolate reductase has product MIGLIWGQTTAGVIGRDNTIPWRVPEDMARFKDTTMGHPVVMGRLTWDSLPPRFRPLPGRRNIVVTRQDGWSADGVETARGIEHALELAGDTAWVMGGTQIYTAAMPFADLLAVTEIDTDIEGDAFAPAIGDEWVIGDEGDWHISEKSGLRYRFLTYVRG; this is encoded by the coding sequence ATGATCGGCCTGATCTGGGGCCAGACCACGGCCGGGGTGATCGGCCGCGACAACACCATCCCGTGGCGGGTCCCGGAGGACATGGCCCGGTTCAAGGACACGACCATGGGCCATCCCGTGGTGATGGGCCGGCTGACGTGGGATTCGCTGCCGCCGCGCTTCCGTCCCCTGCCCGGACGCCGCAACATCGTCGTCACCCGTCAGGACGGCTGGTCGGCGGACGGGGTGGAGACCGCCCGCGGGATCGAGCACGCACTCGAGCTCGCCGGCGACACCGCCTGGGTGATGGGTGGCACCCAGATCTACACGGCGGCGATGCCGTTCGCCGATCTGCTCGCGGTCACCGAGATCGACACCGACATCGAGGGCGACGCTTTCGCCCCCGCCATCGGCGACGAGTGGGTGATCGGGGACGAGGGCGACTGGCACATCTCCGAGAAGTCGGGGCTGCGTTACCGGTTCCTGACGTACGTGCGCGGCTGA
- the cobF gene encoding precorrin-6A synthase (deacetylating), whose translation MRELLVIGIGAGDPDQVTIQAVKAMNRADVFFVIGKGDEKQELVDLRTTILSEHMDRDYRIVDILDPPRDRTNVPSVRSAGSAQADYGTVVDDWHDRRAEIFEEKFAAEDGVGAILVWGDPSLYDSTLRIVERVLSRGNVAFDYTVIPGVTSIQALAAQHRIVLNRIGEPVHVTTGRRLREGLPDGVGTAVVMLDAECSFTHVPGEDAEIWWGAYLGLPDEVLISGRLREVEGEIVRVRAELRERKGWIMDIYLIRR comes from the coding sequence ATGCGTGAGCTCCTCGTGATCGGCATCGGTGCCGGCGACCCCGACCAGGTGACGATCCAGGCCGTCAAGGCGATGAACCGGGCTGACGTCTTCTTCGTCATCGGCAAGGGCGACGAGAAGCAGGAGCTGGTGGATCTGCGCACCACCATCCTGTCCGAGCACATGGACCGCGACTACCGCATCGTCGACATCCTCGACCCGCCCCGCGACCGCACGAACGTGCCATCTGTTCGCTCCGCAGGCTCCGCTCAGGCCGACTACGGCACTGTCGTCGACGACTGGCACGATCGGCGCGCGGAGATCTTCGAGGAGAAGTTCGCGGCGGAGGACGGCGTCGGCGCGATTCTGGTGTGGGGTGATCCGTCCCTCTACGACAGCACGTTGCGGATCGTCGAGCGGGTCCTGTCCCGGGGCAACGTCGCGTTCGACTACACGGTGATCCCCGGCGTGACGAGCATCCAGGCGCTCGCCGCACAGCACCGGATCGTGCTCAACCGGATCGGGGAACCCGTGCACGTCACCACCGGCCGGCGACTGCGCGAGGGCCTGCCCGACGGTGTCGGCACCGCGGTGGTGATGCTCGACGCCGAGTGCAGTTTCACCCACGTGCCCGGTGAGGACGCCGAGATCTGGTGGGGTGCGTACCTGGGGCTGCCCGACGAGGTCCTGATCTCCGGCAGGCTGCGCGAGGTGGAGGGCGAGATCGTGCGCGTGCGCGCCGAACTGCGCGAGCGCAAGGGCTGGATCATGGACATCTACCTGATCAGACGCTGA
- a CDS encoding cupin domain-containing protein has product MDKTSLTALARQQLKLAAASSSGRSSQTVFGGHQRHLRQTVIALSAGKSLAEHDSPGEATMLVLSGKLALICGEDSWKGSTGDMLVIPAARHSVEALEDVAFLLTVTK; this is encoded by the coding sequence ATGGACAAGACCTCACTGACGGCCCTGGCCCGCCAGCAGCTCAAGCTGGCGGCGGCTTCGTCCAGTGGACGCAGCTCCCAGACCGTTTTCGGCGGCCATCAACGCCACCTCCGTCAGACCGTGATCGCGCTGAGCGCCGGTAAGAGCCTCGCCGAACACGACAGCCCGGGCGAGGCCACGATGCTGGTGCTCAGCGGCAAGCTCGCGCTGATCTGTGGCGAGGATTCGTGGAAGGGGTCCACCGGCGACATGCTCGTCATCCCGGCGGCGCGGCACAGTGTGGAGGCCCTCGAGGACGTGGCGTTCCTGCTCACTGTCACGAAGTAG
- a CDS encoding sensor histidine kinase, with protein sequence MVESVHRGYGEYENLEDVLADMRSRLVDSVATPNRLRELLEAVLVVGAGLELDSILQRIVQAATTLLDARYGALGVRSPDGGLSEFVYEGISPDERARMGHLPEGHGLLGLLIEHPRPVRVAHLGRHPASVGFPPDHPPMDSFLGMPIIVRGRVFGSIYLTEKRSGPEFTDEDETILDALAASAGVAIDNAHLFEEARTRERWLTALASFNARLLSGGSIDEALDLLVTRTGDLCGASGAYVMVVDEEDATVEAAWSHDGPRAGSHLDLSDSDLLPVVRARRPALFTEHDRVAPFDTPRVRIAALPLSTTSGVAGMFVVTRDGEGWTQDEVTRLGSMADSAALAVEFADQQHRRRQLDVLADRDRIGRDLHDNVIQQLFATGMSLQSLLLDETHPVPESAASTLTQTVSQLDRTIREIRTTIFDLHTTGDDAPASLRRRLLDAIGDLTTRSVLTPNVQFTGAIDTLVPTRIHPHAEAVLREGLSNALRHAGASTVTVAIDAADHLTIRICDDGVGVPDNPRRSGLNNLARRAEQCGGSCTVLPGAGGGTELTWQVPLG encoded by the coding sequence ATGGTCGAGAGTGTGCATCGGGGCTACGGGGAGTACGAGAACCTCGAGGACGTGCTCGCCGACATGCGCAGCCGCCTGGTCGACAGCGTCGCGACACCGAACCGGCTGCGGGAACTGCTCGAGGCCGTTCTCGTCGTCGGCGCCGGACTGGAACTCGACTCGATCCTGCAGCGCATCGTGCAGGCCGCGACGACGCTGCTCGACGCACGGTATGGCGCGCTGGGTGTGCGCTCCCCCGACGGCGGGCTGTCGGAGTTCGTGTACGAGGGCATCTCCCCCGACGAGCGTGCCCGGATGGGACACCTCCCGGAAGGGCACGGCCTGCTGGGACTGCTCATCGAGCATCCGCGGCCGGTCCGCGTGGCCCACCTGGGCCGGCATCCGGCATCGGTCGGGTTCCCGCCCGACCATCCCCCGATGGACAGCTTCCTGGGGATGCCGATCATCGTGCGGGGACGCGTGTTCGGCAGCATCTATCTCACCGAGAAGCGGTCGGGCCCGGAGTTCACCGACGAGGACGAGACGATCCTCGACGCCCTCGCCGCGTCGGCGGGTGTGGCCATCGACAACGCGCATCTCTTCGAGGAGGCCCGCACCCGCGAACGGTGGCTCACGGCACTCGCGTCGTTCAACGCCCGACTGCTGTCGGGCGGCTCGATCGACGAGGCCCTCGATCTGCTGGTCACCCGCACGGGCGACCTGTGCGGCGCGAGCGGCGCCTACGTGATGGTCGTGGACGAGGAGGACGCGACCGTGGAGGCCGCGTGGTCGCACGACGGTCCGCGTGCGGGCAGTCACCTCGATCTGTCGGACTCCGATCTGTTGCCGGTGGTCCGCGCGCGCCGACCGGCGCTGTTCACCGAGCACGACCGCGTGGCCCCGTTCGACACCCCCCGCGTCCGGATCGCGGCGCTGCCGCTGTCGACGACGTCGGGGGTCGCCGGCATGTTCGTGGTCACCCGCGACGGCGAGGGCTGGACACAGGACGAGGTCACGCGGTTGGGGTCTATGGCGGACTCGGCTGCGCTCGCGGTGGAGTTCGCCGACCAGCAGCACCGGCGCCGCCAGCTCGACGTCCTCGCCGACCGCGACCGCATCGGTCGCGACCTGCACGACAACGTCATCCAGCAGCTGTTCGCGACCGGCATGAGCCTGCAGAGCCTGCTGCTCGACGAGACCCACCCGGTCCCCGAATCGGCCGCGAGCACGCTCACGCAGACGGTGTCCCAGCTCGACCGCACGATCCGCGAGATCCGCACGACGATCTTCGATCTGCACACCACGGGCGACGACGCCCCGGCGAGTCTGCGCCGCCGGCTGCTCGACGCGATCGGCGACCTCACCACCCGCTCGGTCCTCACGCCGAACGTCCAGTTCACGGGGGCGATCGACACGCTCGTGCCGACGCGGATCCATCCGCACGCCGAGGCGGTGCTGCGGGAGGGACTGAGCAACGCGCTCCGGCATGCGGGGGCGAGCACCGTCACCGTTGCGATCGACGCCGCCGACCACCTCACCATCCGCATCTGCGACGACGGCGTCGGCGTACCCGACAACCCCCGCCGCAGCGGACTGAACAACCTGGCCCGCCGGGCCGAGCAGTGCGGCGGCAGCTGCACGGTGTTGCCCGGCGCGGGCGGCGGCACCGAGCTGACGTGGCAGGTGCCGCTGGGCTAG
- the htpG gene encoding molecular chaperone HtpG, with protein MTTGIEQREFQTETRQILDLMIHSVYSNKDTFLRELVSNASDALDKLKLEAFRDKDLEVDTSDLHIELDVDAETRTLTVRDNGIGMSRDEVIELIGTLAKSGTAELRRKLREAKDAVASEELIGQFGIGFYSTFMVADKVTLLTRKAGEKHATRWESSGDATYTIETVDDAPQGTSVTLHLKPEDVEDHLYDYASERKLREIVKRYSDFIAYPIRMQVERPAPKSDDADETDDAPKTVVETETLNSMKALWARPRSEVTDEEYSEFYKHVSHSWDDPLEIIPMKAEGTFEYQALLFIPSHAPFDLFSREHRAGIHLYVKRVFIMDDCEELMPEYLRFVKGVVDAQDLSLNVSREILQQDRQIRAIRRRLTKKVLTTIREMMTADDDTSRDKYRTIWSQFGRVLKEGLLSDFDNRDTLLEIASFPSTHSEDEQTTLAQYVERMKDGQEQIYYLTGESRQQLEASPHMEAFRARGLEVLLLTDPVDEMWVTSVPEFDGKPLQSIAKGEVDLDTEEEKKEAEAKREEQDKQFADVLGWLTTTLDDHVKQVRLSTRLTDSPACIVGDEFGMTPALERMYRASGQQVPHFKRILELNPTHPLVEGLRAAHAERGDDPSLAETAELLYGTALLAEGGELEDPAHFAKILANRLARTV; from the coding sequence ATGACCACGGGTATCGAACAGCGCGAGTTCCAGACGGAGACTCGCCAGATTCTGGATCTCATGATCCATTCGGTGTACTCCAACAAGGACACCTTTCTCCGCGAGCTCGTCTCCAACGCGTCCGACGCGCTCGACAAGCTCAAGCTCGAGGCGTTCCGCGACAAGGACCTCGAGGTCGACACGTCGGATCTGCACATCGAGCTCGACGTGGATGCCGAGACCCGCACGCTCACGGTGCGCGACAACGGCATCGGGATGTCGCGTGACGAGGTGATCGAGCTGATCGGCACGCTCGCCAAGTCCGGCACCGCCGAGCTGCGCCGCAAGCTGCGCGAGGCGAAGGACGCAGTGGCGTCCGAAGAGCTGATCGGTCAGTTCGGCATCGGCTTCTACTCGACCTTCATGGTCGCCGACAAGGTCACGTTGCTCACCCGCAAGGCCGGCGAGAAGCACGCGACGCGGTGGGAGTCGAGCGGCGACGCCACGTACACGATCGAGACGGTCGACGACGCCCCGCAGGGCACGTCCGTGACGCTGCACCTCAAGCCCGAGGACGTCGAGGACCACCTCTACGACTACGCCTCCGAACGCAAGCTGCGCGAGATCGTCAAGCGGTACTCGGATTTCATCGCCTACCCGATCCGGATGCAGGTCGAGCGGCCCGCGCCGAAGAGCGACGACGCGGACGAGACCGACGATGCGCCGAAGACGGTCGTCGAGACCGAAACGCTCAATTCGATGAAGGCGCTGTGGGCCCGCCCGCGCAGCGAGGTCACCGACGAGGAGTACAGCGAGTTCTACAAGCACGTCAGCCACTCGTGGGACGATCCGCTCGAGATCATCCCCATGAAGGCCGAGGGCACGTTCGAGTACCAGGCGCTGCTGTTCATCCCGTCGCACGCGCCGTTCGACCTGTTCTCGCGCGAGCACCGCGCCGGCATCCACCTGTACGTCAAGCGTGTGTTCATCATGGACGACTGCGAGGAACTCATGCCCGAGTACCTGCGCTTCGTCAAGGGCGTGGTCGACGCACAGGACCTGTCCCTGAACGTTTCTCGCGAGATCCTCCAGCAGGACCGGCAGATCCGCGCGATCCGGCGCCGCCTCACCAAGAAGGTCCTCACCACCATCCGCGAGATGATGACGGCCGACGACGACACGTCGCGGGACAAGTACCGGACCATCTGGTCCCAGTTCGGCCGGGTCCTCAAGGAGGGCCTCCTCTCGGACTTCGACAACCGCGACACGCTGCTCGAGATCGCGTCGTTCCCGTCGACCCACAGCGAGGACGAGCAGACCACGCTCGCGCAGTACGTCGAGCGGATGAAGGACGGCCAGGAGCAGATCTACTACCTCACCGGCGAGTCCCGCCAGCAACTCGAGGCGTCGCCGCACATGGAGGCCTTCCGCGCCCGCGGACTCGAGGTGCTGCTGCTCACCGATCCGGTGGACGAGATGTGGGTGACGTCGGTCCCCGAGTTCGACGGCAAGCCGTTGCAGTCGATCGCCAAGGGCGAGGTGGATCTCGACACCGAGGAGGAGAAGAAGGAGGCCGAGGCGAAGCGGGAGGAGCAGGACAAGCAGTTCGCGGACGTTCTGGGCTGGCTCACCACTACGCTCGACGACCACGTCAAGCAGGTGCGGCTGTCGACTCGCCTGACCGACTCCCCCGCCTGCATCGTCGGCGACGAGTTCGGGATGACCCCCGCGCTCGAGCGCATGTACCGGGCGTCGGGCCAGCAGGTGCCGCACTTCAAGCGGATCCTCGAACTCAACCCGACGCACCCGCTGGTGGAGGGGCTGCGCGCCGCCCACGCCGAGCGCGGTGACGATCCGAGTCTTGCCGAGACCGCCGAATTGCTGTACGGGACGGCGCTTCTCGCCGAGGGCGGCGAGTTGGAGGATCCCGCACACTTCGCGAAGATCCTCGCGAACCGCCTGGCCCGCACCGTCTAG
- a CDS encoding thymidylate synthase, with the protein MDTGTAKADRTGTGTRSVFGHQMRFDLAEGFPLITTKKVHLKSVVYELLWFLRGESNVTWLQEHGVTIWDEWADADGELGPVYGVQWRSWPTPSGEHIDQITKVIETLKTDPDSRRIIVSAWNVADLDAMALQPCHAFFQFYVADGKLSCQLYQRSADLFLGVPFNIASYALLTHMVAQQAGLEVGDFVWTGGDCHIYDNHVDQVTEQLSREPLPYPTLKLNKRDSIFDYTFEDVEIVDYRHHPAIKAPVAV; encoded by the coding sequence ATGGACACCGGAACCGCCAAGGCGGATCGCACCGGAACCGGGACGCGCAGTGTCTTCGGGCACCAGATGCGTTTCGACCTCGCCGAGGGCTTCCCGCTGATCACCACCAAGAAGGTGCACCTCAAGTCGGTGGTGTACGAGCTGCTGTGGTTCCTGCGCGGCGAGTCCAACGTCACGTGGCTGCAGGAACACGGTGTCACCATCTGGGACGAGTGGGCGGACGCCGACGGCGAACTGGGCCCGGTGTACGGCGTGCAGTGGCGGTCGTGGCCCACGCCGTCGGGCGAGCACATCGACCAGATCACCAAGGTGATCGAGACGCTGAAGACCGACCCGGACTCGCGGCGGATCATCGTCTCGGCGTGGAACGTGGCCGACCTCGACGCCATGGCGCTGCAGCCGTGCCACGCGTTCTTCCAGTTCTACGTGGCCGACGGCAAGCTCAGCTGCCAGCTGTACCAGCGCAGCGCGGACCTGTTCCTCGGTGTGCCGTTCAACATCGCCAGCTATGCGCTGCTGACCCACATGGTGGCGCAGCAGGCCGGCCTCGAGGTGGGCGACTTCGTCTGGACCGGTGGGGACTGCCACATCTACGACAACCACGTCGACCAGGTCACCGAGCAGCTCTCCCGGGAGCCGCTCCCCTATCCGACGCTGAAGCTGAACAAGCGCGACTCGATCTTCGACTACACCTTCGAGGACGTCGAGATCGTCGACTACCGGCACCACCCGGCGATCAAGGCGCCGGTGGCCGTCTGA